Proteins encoded within one genomic window of Geotalea daltonii FRC-32:
- a CDS encoding MerR family transcriptional regulator, translating to MSELKEGEETESIGDLAKTFGLTTRTLRYWEEVGIIESVQRQDGATRGFTPYYVRRIKFILKLKELGLTIREMQDLYSAYGDAKQTDKMIPRLIEILDQHINKVDEKMAQLASLRKEIVDYRLKIIERFRLSSQNG from the coding sequence ATGAGCGAACTTAAAGAAGGCGAAGAAACAGAATCAATAGGTGACTTGGCAAAAACATTTGGCCTGACGACCAGAACCCTGCGTTATTGGGAAGAAGTGGGGATAATCGAATCGGTCCAGCGACAGGATGGTGCCACCAGGGGATTTACCCCCTACTACGTCAGGAGAATAAAATTCATCCTGAAGTTGAAGGAGCTGGGGCTTACCATAAGGGAAATGCAGGATCTCTATTCCGCATATGGCGACGCGAAACAAACTGACAAAATGATCCCGCGCCTGATTGAGATTCTTGATCAGCACATTAATAAAGTTGACGAGAAAATGGCACAGCTTGCCTCTTTGAGAAAAGAAATCGTCGATTACCGGCTAAAGATAATTGAACGGTTCAGGCTAAGCAGTCAGAACGGGTAA
- a CDS encoding acyl-CoA dehydrogenase produces the protein MDFELSQDHKVLQSAVRDFVEKEIKPIAMQIDEEHMIPESLVRKMGVMGFLGSYLPDEYGGAGLDMLSYSILVEEVSKACGSSGVLISAHTSLACGPIFTFGTEEQKKKWLPALNMGQVIGCFLLTEPDAGSDAGAIATTYKHDGDDFVINGSKIFITNGGYKGTGVLFATSDKSLKHKGVSAFIIDLQSPGVEILKNEKKLGIRGSYTTAFALDNVRIPAANLLGQEGEGFKIAMDTLNGGRIGIASQALGIAEGAFERALAYSKERKQFGAPISDLQAIQFKLADMYARIETSKLMTYKAACLKDKKKNYTMESAMCKMLASEAATYVTKEAIQIHGGYGFIVDYEVERMYRDAKITEIYEGTNEVQRVVISKLLLS, from the coding sequence ATGGATTTCGAGTTGAGTCAGGACCACAAAGTATTGCAGAGCGCTGTTCGTGACTTCGTCGAGAAAGAGATAAAGCCGATCGCCATGCAGATCGACGAGGAGCACATGATTCCTGAAAGCCTGGTCAGGAAGATGGGGGTGATGGGTTTTCTCGGCAGCTATCTTCCCGATGAGTACGGCGGCGCCGGCCTTGACATGCTGTCCTACTCCATCCTCGTGGAAGAGGTGTCGAAGGCCTGCGGCTCCAGCGGTGTTCTCATCTCGGCTCATACTTCTCTTGCCTGCGGCCCGATTTTTACCTTTGGTACTGAGGAGCAGAAGAAGAAATGGCTGCCGGCCTTGAATATGGGGCAGGTCATTGGCTGTTTCCTTCTGACCGAGCCTGATGCGGGAAGCGATGCAGGCGCTATTGCCACTACCTATAAGCATGACGGGGACGACTTCGTCATCAACGGCTCAAAAATATTCATTACCAACGGGGGATACAAAGGAACCGGCGTTCTTTTTGCTACCTCGGACAAAAGCCTCAAGCACAAGGGCGTATCTGCCTTTATCATCGATCTCCAGTCCCCAGGGGTCGAGATCCTCAAGAATGAGAAGAAGCTTGGTATCCGCGGCAGCTATACAACTGCTTTCGCTCTGGATAATGTGCGAATACCGGCGGCGAACCTGCTCGGCCAGGAAGGGGAGGGGTTCAAGATAGCCATGGATACCCTGAATGGGGGCCGCATCGGCATTGCCTCCCAGGCACTGGGCATTGCTGAGGGCGCCTTCGAACGGGCACTTGCCTACTCCAAGGAGCGCAAGCAGTTTGGGGCTCCCATTTCTGATCTGCAGGCAATCCAGTTCAAGCTGGCCGACATGTATGCCCGGATCGAGACGAGTAAACTGATGACTTACAAGGCTGCCTGTCTCAAAGACAAGAAGAAGAACTACACAATGGAATCTGCCATGTGCAAGATGCTCGCTTCCGAGGCAGCCACGTACGTCACCAAGGAGGCGATCCAGATCCACGGCGGCTATGGTTTCATCGTTGATTATGAGGTGGAACGGATGTACAGGGATGCCAAGATCACCGAGATTTACGAGGGGACAAATGAGGTGCAGAGAGTGGTGATCTCAAAATTACTGCTTTCTTAG
- a CDS encoding HAD family hydrolase, with protein MKKLIIFDLDGTLCDSLEDLTDAVNHMRNDFGLKALTADQVRQLVGEGAANLVKGALPGKSPAELRRGLDTFIAYNTAHIADKTTLYPGVRETLSILQEQGRQMAVVSNKAESLCRRLLTALQLDHYFIDIVGGDTLPFRKPYPDPLLKVINGAGIPVGETVMVGDSIHDLKAGKAAAVTTIACLYGYGNDSEIRSADMFIDSFSRLLELPI; from the coding sequence ATGAAAAAGCTCATCATTTTTGATCTTGACGGCACTCTCTGCGATTCCCTGGAAGATCTCACCGATGCGGTCAACCACATGCGCAACGACTTCGGCTTGAAGGCGCTGACAGCCGACCAGGTGCGGCAGCTGGTTGGGGAGGGTGCGGCGAATCTTGTCAAAGGGGCTTTGCCCGGCAAGTCGCCGGCCGAGTTGCGCCGGGGCCTGGATACCTTCATTGCCTACAACACCGCCCACATTGCCGACAAGACGACACTCTATCCCGGTGTCCGCGAGACTCTCTCTATCTTGCAGGAGCAGGGGCGGCAGATGGCTGTGGTGTCAAATAAGGCTGAAAGTTTGTGCCGAAGGCTCCTGACAGCACTCCAGCTGGATCATTACTTCATCGACATTGTCGGGGGAGACACGCTTCCCTTTCGCAAGCCGTACCCCGACCCGTTGTTGAAGGTCATCAACGGTGCCGGCATTCCGGTCGGGGAGACGGTCATGGTCGGGGACAGTATCCATGACCTGAAAGCCGGAAAGGCGGCTGCCGTAACCACCATCGCCTGCCTCTATGGCTATGGGAACGATAGTGAGATCAGGTCCGCCGATATGTTCATCGATTCCTTTTCCCGGTTGCTGGAGCTGCCGATCTGA
- the flgM gene encoding flagellar biosynthesis anti-sigma factor FlgM, which produces MKIEDNSPSTVVDLLKHQKVEQNPSGVNGGKGAEAAAKTDKGGDKVDISVGAERVNKTSISLKGPENFRADKVAEIQSKIDAGTYQVSGRDVAEKLIAALSKTK; this is translated from the coding sequence ATGAAAATCGAAGATAACAGCCCATCTACTGTGGTTGATCTTCTCAAGCATCAGAAGGTTGAGCAGAACCCATCAGGTGTCAATGGGGGGAAAGGCGCCGAGGCTGCTGCCAAAACTGACAAGGGTGGTGATAAGGTCGACATAAGCGTTGGGGCAGAGCGTGTCAACAAGACCAGCATCTCACTGAAAGGCCCTGAAAACTTCCGTGCCGACAAGGTGGCAGAGATACAATCAAAGATCGATGCGGGTACCTACCAGGTGAGTGGCCGCGATGTGGCTGAGAAACTGATTGCTGCCCTGTCGAAGACAAAATGA
- a CDS encoding sigma-54 interaction domain-containing protein has translation MDTVSTHTLLRKAAYCRCGIILLAKDGHVAALNKDFFDTADLDIREGAPLPRELGELKQGEWIFFGKEWFVQAEGNKQVEVLVIRPVHAADQILGPYGKSTLNEEMVRLVLDNPYEGLTVVDTAGKVTLLSSSNERWLGLKSGSGMGLDLTDIAPKSHLSDVARTGVPERAQVVDLRGQTKVTVNLPIRRENRVIGAFGRILFKSTEQVEELAGRVRAMELQVERYETLLDEMRRHRCSFDNILTKNPAMLALMDQARRIADSSATVLILGESGTGKELFAQALHEGSARRKGPFIAINCGAIPRDLIESELFGYEEGAFSGAKKRGKPGKFELANGGTLFLDEVGELPLDSQAKLLRVLEDRKIDRLGGTAPIPVDFRLVAATNRDLGTNVNNGKFRSDLYYRINEFPIELPPLRSRPEDIPFLARHFLAEISRRERLPTPKLSPAATDALMSHNWPGNVRELRSLMRQMVWKAQGLTIEPHHLPPTLHKGLNAAVSGTLEEQLYKAERIAIESALQAAGGNRALAARMLGIHRTALYKKMNRLGMD, from the coding sequence ATGGATACAGTTTCCACCCATACACTGCTCCGAAAGGCAGCCTACTGCCGATGCGGCATTATCCTTTTGGCTAAAGACGGGCACGTTGCCGCTCTGAACAAAGATTTCTTCGACACTGCAGATCTGGATATCAGGGAGGGTGCCCCACTTCCCCGGGAACTGGGCGAGCTGAAACAGGGGGAATGGATATTTTTCGGAAAAGAATGGTTCGTCCAGGCCGAGGGCAATAAACAGGTCGAGGTGCTGGTCATCCGACCGGTACATGCTGCAGACCAGATTCTTGGACCCTACGGCAAATCGACCCTGAACGAGGAAATGGTCCGGCTGGTGCTGGATAACCCCTATGAGGGGCTGACGGTAGTCGATACTGCAGGGAAGGTGACGCTGCTCAGCTCATCCAATGAACGCTGGCTGGGGCTCAAAAGCGGCAGCGGGATGGGGCTGGATCTCACGGATATCGCTCCCAAAAGCCACCTGTCTGACGTGGCTCGCACCGGTGTGCCCGAACGGGCCCAGGTGGTGGATCTGCGCGGCCAGACCAAGGTGACGGTGAACCTTCCCATCAGGCGCGAAAATCGGGTGATCGGCGCCTTCGGCAGAATCCTCTTCAAAAGCACCGAACAGGTTGAAGAACTGGCCGGGCGGGTGCGGGCCATGGAGCTGCAGGTGGAACGCTATGAGACCCTGTTGGATGAGATGCGCAGACACCGCTGCTCTTTCGACAACATCCTCACGAAAAATCCGGCCATGCTGGCCCTGATGGACCAGGCGCGCCGCATTGCCGATTCCTCCGCCACGGTGCTGATTCTGGGAGAGAGCGGCACCGGCAAGGAGCTGTTTGCCCAGGCACTTCATGAAGGTTCAGCCAGAAGGAAAGGCCCCTTCATTGCCATCAACTGCGGCGCCATCCCCCGCGACCTGATAGAATCGGAGCTGTTCGGTTACGAGGAGGGGGCTTTCAGCGGGGCAAAGAAGAGAGGAAAACCGGGGAAATTCGAACTGGCTAACGGCGGCACCCTTTTCCTCGACGAGGTGGGAGAACTCCCCCTGGACAGCCAGGCCAAACTTTTGCGGGTGCTCGAAGACCGCAAGATCGACCGTCTGGGGGGCACGGCGCCGATACCTGTGGATTTCCGCCTGGTAGCCGCCACCAACCGCGATCTGGGCACCAACGTCAATAACGGCAAGTTCCGTAGCGATCTCTACTACCGCATCAACGAATTTCCCATTGAGCTCCCGCCCCTGCGGTCACGCCCCGAAGATATCCCCTTTCTAGCCAGGCACTTTCTCGCGGAAATATCCCGCCGCGAGCGTCTCCCCACGCCGAAGCTCTCCCCGGCAGCAACCGACGCGCTCATGTCCCACAACTGGCCGGGCAATGTGCGGGAGTTGCGCAGCCTCATGCGCCAGATGGTCTGGAAAGCTCAAGGATTGACCATCGAGCCGCACCATTTACCGCCAACCCTCCACAAAGGGCTTAATGCAGCAGTCTCTGGCACGCTTGAAGAGCAGCTGTATAAAGCTGAACGTATCGCGATTGAATCTGCCCTGCAGGCTGCCGGGGGTAATCGAGCCCTCGCCGCCCGCATGCTCGGAATTCATCGCACCGCTCTCTATAAAAAAATGAACCGCCTGGGGATGGACTGA
- a CDS encoding bifunctional nuclease family protein, translating to MYYKMKIYGFALDSIAQMPVIILKDDAGENSLPIWIGQQESVPVALELINRDLIRAGSGDLLTALMQQLELKIESIAIESLRDGVFNACVKFSGKRKKIRVEIRVTEALLTALKYKIPVMVHEDVVREAPLLDLKEGKFSGGNDARRFVDFLEKLDPATLGKYPM from the coding sequence ATGTACTATAAAATGAAGATATACGGGTTTGCATTGGACTCCATTGCCCAGATGCCGGTAATAATTCTCAAGGACGATGCAGGGGAAAATTCGCTTCCGATCTGGATAGGCCAGCAGGAATCGGTCCCCGTTGCCCTTGAACTGATCAACCGGGACCTGATACGTGCCGGGAGTGGAGATCTGTTGACCGCGTTGATGCAGCAGCTTGAACTGAAAATTGAATCGATCGCAATCGAAAGCCTTCGTGACGGTGTCTTCAACGCATGTGTCAAGTTCAGCGGCAAAAGAAAGAAAATCCGGGTTGAAATCAGGGTGACGGAAGCGTTGCTCACTGCACTGAAATATAAGATTCCGGTTATGGTCCACGAAGATGTGGTCAGGGAAGCGCCGCTGCTTGATCTGAAAGAAGGTAAGTTCTCAGGGGGAAATGATGCCCGACGCTTCGTCGATTTCCTGGAAAAGCTCGACCCGGCCACATTGGGAAAATATCCCATGTAG
- the guaA gene encoding glutamine-hydrolyzing GMP synthase: protein MSVDIHSEKILILDFGSQYTQLIARRVREAHVYCELHPFDLELAAIRSFAPSGIILSGGPKSVYEEGAPAVAEELFELGVPVLGICYGMQLMSRHFGGEVVPAGKREFGHAELLAQGTPGPLFDGFFLDGKSPVWMSHGDHVSQVPEGFQVAAGTANAPVCAIQNLACNLYGVQFHPEVNHTPRGEQLIDTFVRKICGCSGKWTPGQIIEDAVARIKQQVGSDRVILGLSGGVDSSVAAALIHRAIGEQLTCVFVDNGLLRLGEGDQVMATFAQNLGVKVIRVDAEDRFLSALAGVSDPEKKRKIIGGLFVEIFEEESNKITDARWLAQGTIYPDVIESAGAKTGKAHNIKSHHNVGGLPEHMKLKLLEPLRELFKDEVRAIGEELGLPHQMVWRHPFPGPGLGVRILGEVRKDYADILRQADAIYIEELYAADHYHKISQAFAVFLPVKSVGVMGDGRTYEYVVALRAVETKDFMTAGWYPLPYEDLARISSRIINEVKGINRVVYDISSKPPATIEWE, encoded by the coding sequence ATGAGCGTTGATATACATTCGGAAAAGATTCTCATCCTCGACTTCGGGTCCCAGTACACCCAGCTGATCGCCCGGCGGGTGCGGGAAGCCCATGTCTACTGCGAGCTCCATCCCTTCGACCTGGAGCTGGCGGCGATTCGTTCCTTTGCCCCAAGCGGCATCATCCTTTCCGGAGGTCCCAAGTCGGTTTATGAGGAGGGGGCGCCGGCTGTGGCGGAGGAGCTGTTCGAGCTGGGGGTGCCGGTGCTGGGTATCTGCTACGGCATGCAGCTCATGAGCCGCCACTTTGGCGGAGAGGTGGTGCCGGCTGGCAAGCGCGAGTTCGGCCATGCTGAGCTGTTGGCGCAGGGAACACCGGGGCCGCTGTTCGACGGGTTCTTCCTCGACGGGAAGAGTCCGGTCTGGATGAGTCATGGCGACCATGTTTCGCAAGTGCCCGAGGGGTTCCAGGTGGCGGCCGGGACCGCCAATGCGCCGGTCTGTGCCATCCAGAATCTGGCCTGCAACCTCTATGGCGTGCAGTTCCACCCCGAAGTGAACCACACCCCACGGGGAGAACAGCTGATCGATACCTTTGTCCGAAAGATCTGTGGCTGTTCCGGCAAGTGGACACCGGGCCAGATCATCGAGGATGCGGTGGCCCGCATCAAACAGCAGGTGGGCAGCGATCGGGTCATTCTCGGCCTTTCCGGCGGAGTGGACTCGTCGGTGGCGGCCGCCCTGATCCACCGGGCAATCGGCGAACAGCTTACCTGCGTTTTTGTGGACAATGGCCTGCTCCGCCTCGGTGAAGGGGACCAGGTCATGGCAACCTTTGCCCAGAACCTGGGGGTCAAGGTGATTCGGGTGGACGCGGAGGATCGTTTCCTTTCCGCCCTGGCTGGGGTGAGCGACCCGGAAAAGAAGCGCAAGATTATCGGTGGCCTGTTCGTGGAGATCTTCGAGGAGGAGTCCAACAAGATCACTGATGCCCGCTGGCTGGCCCAGGGGACCATCTATCCGGACGTGATCGAGTCGGCCGGCGCCAAGACCGGCAAGGCCCATAACATCAAGAGCCATCACAATGTGGGGGGCCTGCCCGAGCACATGAAGCTGAAGCTCTTGGAGCCCCTCCGTGAACTGTTCAAGGACGAAGTGCGGGCAATCGGAGAAGAGCTGGGACTGCCGCACCAGATGGTCTGGCGCCATCCGTTTCCGGGGCCGGGCCTGGGGGTGAGGATTCTGGGCGAGGTGCGGAAGGATTATGCCGACATCTTGCGGCAAGCGGACGCCATCTACATAGAGGAGCTCTACGCCGCCGACCACTATCACAAGATCAGCCAGGCCTTTGCCGTCTTCCTGCCGGTGAAGAGCGTCGGCGTCATGGGGGACGGCCGTACCTACGAATACGTGGTGGCCCTGCGCGCCGTCGAGACCAAGGATTTCATGACCGCCGGCTGGTACCCGCTTCCCTACGAGGATCTGGCCCGCATCAGCAGCCGAATCATCAATGAGGTGAAGGGCATAAACCGGGTGGTCTACGATATCAGTTCCAAGCCACCGGCAACCATCGAGTGGGAATGA
- the guaB gene encoding IMP dehydrogenase codes for MLDNSILEGLTFDDVLLLPAHSQILPRDVDLSTQLSRNIQLNIPLVSAAMDTVTESRAAISMAREGGIGFIHKNFSIADQAMEVDKVKKSESGMIVDPITMRPNQKIREALEIMAKYRISGVPITKSNGKLVGILTNRDLRFETNLDLLISERMTKRNLVTVSVGTTLEQAKEHLKHTRVEKLLVVDSDKNLKGLITIKDIEKVRKYPNACKDSLGRLRVGGAVGPTVDMEARIDALMKAGVDAIVIDTAHGHSQGVIDAVRMAKKNFPGIELIAGNIATADAAEALIKAGVDAIKVGIGPGSICTTRVVAGIGVPQITAIADCAKVARKYGVSLIADGGIKFSGDITKAVAAGADVIMVGSLFAGTEESPGDTILYQGRAYKSYRGMGSIGAMKEGSKDRYFQSDVDSEVKLVPEGIEGMVPLRGPLSANIHQLMGGLRAGMGYTGCKTVKELQQNGRFVRITGAGLKESHVHDVMITKEAPNYRIEK; via the coding sequence ATGTTAGACAATAGCATCCTTGAGGGTCTGACCTTCGACGACGTGCTGCTTCTACCTGCCCATTCCCAGATTCTGCCCCGCGATGTTGATCTTTCCACCCAGCTTTCCCGCAACATCCAATTGAATATTCCTCTTGTCAGTGCGGCAATGGATACGGTAACCGAGTCTCGCGCCGCCATCAGCATGGCGAGAGAAGGAGGCATAGGCTTCATCCACAAGAATTTCTCCATTGCCGACCAGGCCATGGAGGTGGACAAGGTGAAAAAGAGCGAGTCGGGGATGATAGTAGATCCTATTACCATGCGCCCCAACCAGAAGATCCGCGAAGCTCTTGAGATCATGGCTAAGTATCGCATCTCCGGGGTGCCCATCACCAAGAGCAACGGCAAGCTGGTGGGTATTCTTACCAATCGCGACCTCCGCTTTGAGACTAACCTGGATCTTCTCATTTCAGAGCGCATGACAAAGCGTAATCTGGTCACAGTGTCGGTGGGTACCACCCTTGAGCAGGCCAAAGAACACCTGAAGCATACCAGGGTGGAAAAACTTCTGGTGGTTGACAGCGACAAGAACCTCAAAGGTTTGATCACCATCAAAGACATCGAAAAGGTAAGAAAATACCCCAATGCCTGCAAGGACAGCCTGGGCCGGTTGCGGGTCGGCGGAGCCGTCGGGCCCACCGTTGACATGGAAGCCCGTATCGACGCCCTGATGAAGGCCGGTGTTGACGCCATCGTCATCGATACTGCCCATGGCCATTCACAGGGAGTTATAGATGCGGTACGGATGGCCAAGAAGAATTTTCCCGGCATCGAACTCATTGCCGGCAATATTGCCACTGCCGATGCAGCCGAAGCGCTGATCAAGGCCGGTGTCGATGCCATCAAGGTTGGTATCGGACCCGGTTCCATCTGTACCACCAGGGTTGTTGCAGGCATAGGCGTGCCGCAGATAACGGCCATTGCCGATTGTGCAAAGGTGGCCAGGAAGTATGGCGTTTCCCTCATCGCCGACGGCGGCATCAAGTTTTCCGGCGACATCACCAAGGCTGTAGCCGCCGGTGCCGATGTCATCATGGTCGGCTCCCTGTTTGCCGGCACCGAGGAATCTCCGGGCGATACCATTCTTTACCAGGGCCGGGCTTACAAGAGCTATCGGGGCATGGGCTCCATCGGCGCCATGAAGGAAGGGAGCAAGGACCGCTACTTTCAGAGCGATGTGGACAGCGAGGTCAAGCTGGTGCCGGAGGGAATCGAGGGCATGGTCCCCCTGCGCGGACCGCTTTCGGCCAACATCCACCAGTTGATGGGGGGGCTGCGGGCCGGAATGGGCTATACCGGTTGCAAAACGGTGAAAGAACTGCAGCAGAACGGCCGTTTCGTCAGGATCACCGGTGCCGGACTCAAGGAATCCCATGTGCATGATGTTATGATAACGAAAGAAGCACCCAACTACCGCATCGAAAAATAG
- a CDS encoding MbcA/ParS/Xre antitoxin family protein, with translation MPQAALDNHRVDLSVPEARGKMAKLITRLFDLWDISTSDQLNLLGLSETSRSLLSKYRRGEPLPPSRDVQDRVGWLLAIHKALRLLYPQNEELRYSWVTRRNLAFNNMKPLDLMLDEGIIGIAKVSRYLDLVRGM, from the coding sequence ATGCCACAAGCTGCGCTGGACAACCATAGGGTTGATTTATCGGTTCCTGAAGCAAGGGGAAAGATGGCCAAGCTAATCACCCGGCTGTTCGATCTCTGGGACATCTCAACATCCGACCAGCTAAACCTCTTGGGGTTGAGCGAAACAAGCAGGTCATTACTGTCCAAATACCGCAGGGGGGAGCCATTGCCTCCTTCACGGGATGTGCAGGATCGAGTGGGATGGTTATTGGCGATTCACAAGGCCTTGCGCCTTCTATACCCGCAAAATGAGGAACTGCGGTATTCCTGGGTGACACGGCGTAACCTGGCATTCAACAACATGAAGCCTCTCGATCTAATGCTCGATGAAGGAATCATAGGTATTGCAAAGGTATCCCGATATCTCGATCTTGTCAGGGGAATGTAA
- a CDS encoding M42 family metallopeptidase, giving the protein MRDQSFEFLQNLLAAPSPSGYEQPAQRVFRSYVAPFAAISTDVMGNVFGAIEGGGENRPRVMLVGHSDEIGFQIKYMDDNGFIYFGAIGGVDPHLSTGQKVNIHGSKGIIPGVIGKKPIHLMEPKDRETVVKLDAQYIDIGVASKKEAEALVRVGDPVTFAVSLSTLQGDRVTSRGFDDKAGSFVVAEVLRQVSELSAKLQVDLYGVSSVQEEVGLRGGTTSSYTVNPDIGICVEVDFATDQPDVDKKHNGEVKIGKGPILPRGANINPALFDLLAETAAAENIPVQFTGIPRATGTDANVMQISRGGVATALVKIPLRYMHTPVEVLSLSDLENAVRLIVATLTRIKDKQVFIPN; this is encoded by the coding sequence ATGCGCGATCAATCCTTTGAATTTTTACAGAACCTTTTGGCGGCTCCCAGTCCTTCCGGTTACGAACAGCCTGCCCAGCGGGTTTTCCGCTCTTATGTCGCTCCATTCGCAGCGATCAGTACCGATGTCATGGGCAATGTCTTCGGTGCCATCGAGGGCGGCGGTGAAAATCGCCCACGGGTGATGCTGGTCGGTCATTCCGATGAAATAGGTTTCCAGATCAAGTATATGGATGACAACGGCTTCATCTATTTCGGCGCCATTGGCGGCGTCGATCCGCATCTTTCCACCGGTCAGAAGGTAAATATCCATGGCAGCAAGGGCATCATCCCCGGCGTGATCGGCAAGAAGCCCATTCATTTGATGGAGCCCAAGGACAGGGAAACAGTGGTGAAGCTGGACGCCCAGTACATAGATATCGGCGTAGCAAGCAAGAAAGAGGCGGAAGCACTCGTTCGTGTCGGTGATCCGGTGACCTTCGCCGTCAGTCTGAGCACGCTGCAGGGTGATCGTGTCACCAGTCGCGGGTTCGACGACAAGGCGGGAAGCTTTGTCGTTGCCGAAGTGCTGCGGCAGGTTTCGGAGTTGAGCGCCAAACTTCAGGTCGATCTGTATGGAGTTTCCTCGGTTCAGGAGGAGGTCGGGTTGAGGGGGGGCACCACCAGCAGTTATACAGTCAACCCTGATATCGGCATCTGCGTCGAGGTGGATTTCGCCACAGACCAGCCTGACGTGGATAAGAAGCATAACGGCGAGGTGAAGATCGGCAAGGGGCCGATCCTGCCCCGTGGCGCCAATATCAATCCGGCTCTCTTCGATCTTTTGGCTGAAACGGCGGCTGCGGAAAACATTCCTGTCCAATTCACCGGCATTCCGCGGGCCACCGGCACCGACGCCAATGTGATGCAAATTTCCAGGGGAGGTGTCGCCACTGCCCTGGTGAAAATTCCGCTGCGCTACATGCACACACCCGTCGAGGTGCTCTCGCTCTCAGACCTGGAAAATGCGGTCAGGCTCATAGTCGCGACTCTGACCAGGATCAAGGACAAGCAGGTATTCATACCAAACTGA
- a CDS encoding RES family NAD+ phosphorylase, whose amino-acid sequence MPLFDVAREIAQDIFRNIVSLRESQDLFDDLTGGDAELSAIAAHVEAHVKKTLPAGFINRGFSYSTAIGYPFETQPFMHSRFGDGTYGTWYGALESETTIYETAYHMLKTELAIEGQDGVVIRERAVYWVSCNAVLCDLTGKCEEYPQLLANDYAFTRQIGKRLQKEGHPGLLARSARCEGSNIVVFKESILSNARLAYYLTYYLDVPARKLTVERSPGEIIAGIDGNCWF is encoded by the coding sequence ATGCCGCTATTTGATGTGGCCCGTGAAATCGCCCAGGACATATTCAGAAACATTGTCTCTCTGCGGGAATCCCAGGACCTGTTTGACGACCTGACGGGTGGAGATGCTGAGCTATCGGCCATAGCCGCTCATGTTGAGGCTCATGTTAAAAAAACATTGCCTGCCGGATTCATCAACCGCGGGTTTTCCTATTCGACGGCGATCGGATATCCTTTCGAAACACAGCCATTCATGCACTCCCGCTTCGGAGATGGTACTTATGGCACGTGGTACGGGGCACTGGAGAGTGAAACGACCATTTACGAAACAGCTTACCACATGTTGAAAACGGAGCTGGCCATCGAGGGTCAGGATGGGGTGGTTATTCGGGAAAGGGCGGTATATTGGGTATCGTGTAACGCCGTACTGTGTGACTTAACCGGCAAATGTGAAGAATACCCGCAACTGCTGGCCAATGACTATGCTTTTACCCGGCAGATTGGCAAGAGATTGCAGAAAGAGGGACACCCGGGCCTTCTGGCAAGATCTGCGCGATGTGAGGGAAGTAATATCGTCGTTTTCAAAGAATCTATCTTGAGCAACGCAAGGCTTGCATATTATCTCACCTATTACCTGGATGTTCCTGCCAGGAAGCTTACGGTCGAACGCTCGCCGGGAGAGATTATTGCCGGCATAGACGGAAACTGCTGGTTCTGA